In Clostridium sp., one DNA window encodes the following:
- a CDS encoding acetyl-CoA carboxylase biotin carboxyl carrier protein → MIEIDDLDRIMGIIEKHDFSHFEFEQENSKVVIERGNSKEEGLKEQNSCSIENTVDTEVHIENDKSGVKKDYIKSTLAGTFYLRKEEDEEPFVKLHDRVEENTVVGLVEVMKLFNEVEAGINGEIADILVKDGDFVEYGQPLFEIKGSEK, encoded by the coding sequence ATGATTGAAATAGATGATTTGGATAGAATAATGGGAATTATTGAAAAACATGACTTTTCCCATTTTGAATTCGAACAGGAGAACAGCAAAGTAGTAATAGAAAGAGGAAATTCTAAAGAAGAAGGATTAAAAGAACAGAATAGCTGCAGTATAGAAAATACAGTGGATACTGAAGTACATATAGAAAATGATAAAAGCGGCGTAAAAAAAGACTATATAAAATCAACTCTTGCAGGAACTTTTTATTTGAGAAAGGAAGAAGATGAAGAGCCCTTTGTAAAACTTCATGATAGGGTGGAGGAAAATACGGTAGTGGGCCTGGTTGAGGTGATGAAGCTGTTCAATGAAGTTGAGGCAGGTATTAATGGAGAAATTGCTGACATACTGGTTAAGGATGGAGATTTTGTAGAGTATGGACAACCTTTGTTTGAGATAAAAGGAAGTGAAAAATAA
- the pxpB gene encoding 5-oxoprolinase subunit PxpB: MVENEFNILQASETSALVEFGNKIDEGINKQIRIFCAYLDENPFHGLIEYIPYFSSVSLIYDPLKMGSEEPFKVVRAKIEDILSKLDFSCSYEENIVEIPVCYGGEFGPDIGHVAEVNNLTEDEVVKIHSSGRYLVYMIGFAPGFPYLGGMSEKIYTPRRKSPRTKIPEGSVGIAGKQTGVYPIETPGGWQIIGRTPLKLFDLESSRKTLLKCGDIAKFYPISCNEYIKLKEKML; encoded by the coding sequence ATGGTGGAGAATGAATTTAATATTTTACAGGCAAGTGAAACTTCAGCTCTTGTTGAGTTTGGAAATAAGATTGATGAAGGTATAAATAAACAAATAAGAATATTTTGTGCCTATCTGGACGAAAATCCATTTCATGGACTTATAGAATATATACCATATTTTTCAAGCGTTTCACTAATCTATGATCCTTTAAAAATGGGGAGTGAAGAACCTTTTAAAGTAGTCAGGGCAAAAATTGAGGATATATTGTCGAAACTTGATTTTTCATGCAGTTATGAAGAAAATATAGTAGAGATTCCCGTTTGCTACGGAGGGGAATTCGGACCGGATATAGGACATGTGGCAGAAGTGAATAATCTTACTGAAGATGAAGTAGTGAAAATACACAGCAGTGGCAGATATCTTGTATATATGATAGGATTTGCACCGGGATTTCCGTATCTTGGAGGCATGTCGGAAAAAATCTATACGCCGAGGCGTAAATCTCCAAGAACGAAAATACCGGAAGGATCTGTTGGAATCGCAGGAAAGCAGACAGGTGTTTATCCTATAGAAACTCCTGGAGGATGGCAGATAATAGGAAGAACTCCTCTGAAACTATTTGATTTGGAGAGCAGCCGGAAGACTCTTTTAAAATGCGGAGATATAGCAAAATTTTATCCTATTTCCTGTAATGAGTATATTAAACTGAAGGAGAAGATGTTATGA
- a CDS encoding biotin-dependent carboxyltransferase family protein, with protein MSVNVLTPGLLTTIQDYGRYGYQRYGVIASGAMDAYSMRLANIVVGNDENEGVLEITLIGPSLEIPGGSLISITGADLSPSIDGRRVPMERPVYLNEDSILNFGRCTYGCRCYLSIAGGFDVPAFMGSKSTYIRAGIGGKEGRALQKDDVLEIGEKPELSLSIIDKLKHHGKVGSFTAPGWYVKNSFPDGSDAVVIRVFEDRQFDCVKEESIRDFFSLPFSIDSRSDRMGYRFKGPKIEFRKSIEMISGEVSFGTVQIPPDGNPIVLLADRATAGGYPKIAHVAACDVQKLVQLKPSEKVKFRKITLKEAENLYLNREKYIEELKKSVGLISI; from the coding sequence ATGAGTGTGAATGTATTGACACCTGGACTTTTGACAACAATTCAGGATTATGGAAGATATGGATATCAAAGGTATGGAGTCATTGCCAGTGGAGCTATGGATGCTTATTCCATGAGACTCGCAAATATTGTTGTTGGAAATGATGAAAATGAAGGGGTGCTTGAAATTACACTGATAGGACCTTCATTGGAAATACCAGGAGGAAGTTTGATTTCCATAACAGGTGCAGATCTTTCACCATCAATTGACGGCAGAAGAGTTCCAATGGAAAGGCCTGTATATTTGAATGAGGACTCAATATTGAATTTCGGGAGATGTACATATGGCTGCAGATGCTATTTGTCCATAGCAGGAGGTTTTGATGTTCCGGCTTTCATGGGGAGCAAGAGTACATATATCAGAGCGGGCATAGGAGGTAAAGAAGGCAGAGCTCTTCAAAAGGATGATGTACTTGAAATTGGAGAAAAGCCGGAACTTTCCCTGAGCATAATTGATAAACTGAAACATCATGGAAAAGTTGGAAGTTTTACCGCCCCAGGATGGTATGTGAAGAATTCTTTCCCTGACGGCAGTGATGCAGTAGTGATAAGAGTATTTGAGGACAGACAGTTTGATTGTGTAAAAGAGGAGAGCATACGTGACTTTTTTAGTTTACCATTTAGCATAGATTCAAGATCAGATAGGATGGGATATAGGTTCAAGGGTCCTAAAATTGAATTCAGGAAAAGTATTGAGATGATATCGGGAGAGGTATCCTTTGGAACTGTACAGATTCCACCGGATGGGAATCCAATAGTTCTTCTGGCTGACAGGGCCACAGCAGGAGGTTATCCCAAAATAGCGCATGTTGCCGCCTGTGACGTTCAGAAATTGGTTCAGCTCAAGCCTTCTGAAAAAGTTAAATTCAGGAAGATAACACTTAAAGAAGCAGAAAATTTATATTTAAATAGAGAAAAATATATAGAAGAGTTAAAAAAATCTGTTGGATTGATAAGTATTTGA
- the accC gene encoding acetyl-CoA carboxylase biotin carboxylase subunit yields MFKKILIANRGEIAVRIIRACHELGIAAVAIYSESDKESLHVKLADETYCIGKTSAKDTYLNMNSIIEVAIHSKSDAIHPGYGFLSESSTFARACEEFNICFIGPDYRIIDSLGDKSNAKETMKRADVPVVMGSEGEIEDKDRAMEMAQKIGYPVIVKASAGGGGKGMRVARNREDLAVAIEESEKEAENYFGNPAVYLEKYLEDTRHVEIQIIGDNYGNVVYLGERDCTIQRRHQKLLEESPSPAMNDELRKIMGNAAVRACRAVNYNSLGTVEFLLDSDNKFYFMEMNTRVQVEHGVTEMTTGIDLIKEQISIAEGKKLSFSQCDVKRNGCAIECRVNAENPYKNFIPSPGKINNYIAPGGIGIRIDSSVYSGYTIPPFYDSMISKVIAWGRDRNEAIARMRRALDEFVIEGVDTTIDFHKKLMQNDIFKSGNFNTKFLEKNNIL; encoded by the coding sequence ATGTTTAAAAAGATCCTTATAGCAAACAGGGGCGAAATTGCAGTCAGAATCATACGTGCCTGTCATGAACTTGGAATTGCCGCAGTTGCAATTTATTCGGAGAGCGATAAAGAGTCACTTCATGTTAAACTTGCAGATGAAACCTATTGTATAGGGAAAACTTCCGCAAAGGATACTTATCTGAATATGAACAGTATAATAGAGGTGGCAATCCATTCAAAGTCTGATGCCATTCATCCGGGATATGGCTTTCTTTCAGAGAGTTCAACCTTTGCCAGAGCATGTGAAGAATTCAACATATGTTTTATAGGGCCTGACTATAGAATTATTGACAGTCTCGGGGACAAGTCCAATGCAAAAGAGACCATGAAAAGAGCTGATGTACCTGTTGTAATGGGATCGGAAGGTGAGATAGAGGACAAGGACAGGGCAATGGAAATGGCTCAAAAAATAGGATATCCTGTAATAGTCAAAGCCTCTGCCGGTGGTGGTGGCAAGGGCATGAGAGTCGCGCGAAACAGGGAAGATCTTGCAGTGGCAATTGAAGAATCAGAAAAAGAAGCTGAAAATTATTTTGGCAATCCTGCAGTTTATCTGGAAAAATATCTTGAAGATACAAGACATGTTGAAATACAGATAATTGGAGACAACTATGGCAATGTAGTCTATTTGGGAGAAAGGGATTGTACAATTCAGAGGCGTCATCAAAAACTTTTAGAGGAATCGCCATCTCCGGCCATGAATGATGAGCTTCGTAAGATCATGGGAAATGCTGCAGTCAGGGCGTGCAGGGCTGTAAATTACAATAGTCTTGGAACAGTGGAGTTTCTTCTTGATTCAGACAACAAATTTTATTTTATGGAGATGAATACACGGGTTCAGGTTGAACATGGAGTTACTGAAATGACAACGGGAATAGATTTGATAAAGGAGCAGATATCCATAGCAGAGGGGAAAAAATTATCGTTTTCACAATGCGATGTCAAAAGAAACGGATGTGCCATTGAGTGCAGAGTAAATGCTGAGAACCCCTATAAAAATTTTATACCGTCACCTGGAAAAATCAATAATTATATAGCACCTGGTGGAATTGGAATAAGGATAGACAGTTCTGTATACAGCGGATATACTATTCCTCCATTTTATGATTCCATGATATCAAAGGTTATAGCCTGGGGAAGGGATAGAAATGAGGCAATAGCAAGAATGAGAAGAGCTCTTGATGAATTTGTTATTGAAGGAGTTGATACTACAATAGATTTTCACAAAAAGCTCATGCAGAATGATATATTCAAAAGTGGAAATTTCAACACCAAGTTTCTGGAAAAAAACAATATTTTATAG
- a CDS encoding biotin transporter BioY: MKTKDMIMVAIFAALTAVGGFIKIPIPYVPFTLQWLFCALSGIILGARLGALSQILYVVMGLAGIPIFTEGGGLYYIFKPTFGYLVGFIVASFVIGKLRSKIRNPNFINSLLCILCGLFFVYLFGVLHLYLIYNLYMGDRKTMAWAVFYGFIICVGGDLVISVSAAFLSLKLKVLDKIYS; the protein is encoded by the coding sequence TTGAAGACAAAAGATATGATTATGGTGGCAATTTTTGCAGCTTTGACTGCGGTAGGTGGTTTTATAAAAATACCTATACCCTATGTTCCATTTACACTTCAATGGCTGTTTTGTGCTCTTAGTGGGATTATACTTGGAGCAAGATTGGGGGCATTGTCACAAATCCTGTATGTTGTTATGGGACTTGCAGGGATTCCGATTTTTACAGAGGGAGGAGGTTTATATTACATATTCAAGCCTACCTTTGGATATTTGGTAGGCTTCATAGTTGCTTCATTTGTAATCGGAAAGTTAAGATCCAAAATAAGAAATCCCAATTTTATCAATTCATTACTGTGTATTTTATGCGGATTGTTTTTTGTTTATTTATTCGGTGTGTTACATCTATACCTGATTTATAACTTATATATGGGAGACAGAAAGACCATGGCCTGGGCAGTATTTTACGGATTTATAATTTGTGTAGGAGGTGATCTTGTAATAAGTGTGTCGGCTGCGTTTTTATCATTAAAATTGAAGGTACTGGATAAAATCTACAGTTAG
- a CDS encoding ABC transporter ATP-binding protein, producing the protein MIEVKDVSKIYMMGKEKVVALDDIDLKIDDGEFAAVVGPSGSGKSTLMHLIGGLDTPTSGSIFVDGKDISKFKDKDMSRYRNQTIGFVFQSFNLENTQTALENVMMPLIFAEVGKKERKMKAIRALEMVGLSDKAKHRPNEMSGGQRQRVSIARALVNEPKIIFADEPTGNLDSKNGNMIMKLLIDLNNRGYTIIMVTHNMEEARKAKRMIRIKDGRIMEV; encoded by the coding sequence ATGATAGAGGTAAAGGATGTTTCCAAAATTTATATGATGGGAAAGGAAAAGGTTGTTGCACTTGACGACATAGATTTGAAGATAGATGATGGAGAATTTGCGGCTGTAGTCGGACCTTCGGGTTCTGGAAAATCAACACTTATGCATCTTATCGGTGGACTTGATACTCCTACATCCGGAAGTATTTTTGTAGATGGAAAGGATATAAGCAAGTTTAAGGACAAGGATATGTCGAGGTATAGAAATCAGACCATAGGATTTGTATTTCAATCTTTCAATCTTGAAAATACGCAGACTGCATTGGAAAATGTAATGATGCCACTGATATTTGCAGAAGTCGGCAAAAAGGAGAGAAAAATGAAGGCGATCAGGGCACTTGAAATGGTTGGACTTAGCGACAAAGCAAAGCATAGACCAAATGAAATGTCCGGAGGACAGAGACAGAGGGTCAGTATTGCAAGGGCGCTTGTAAATGAACCTAAAATAATTTTTGCCGATGAGCCCACAGGCAATCTGGATTCAAAAAATGGGAATATGATAATGAAACTTCTGATTGACCTCAATAACAGGGGATACACTATAATCATGGTTACACATAATATGGAAGAAGCCAGAAAAGCAAAGAGAATGATAAGAATAAAAGACGGCCGTATAATGGAGGTGTAA
- the alr gene encoding alanine racemase — protein sequence MAVIKADGYGHGAIEVGSFLEDRVDYFAVATIEEAIELRQSGIHLPILILGYTSPSQYPDIVEYDITQTIYNLETAEALSRCAAHHDKKAKIHIALETGMNRIGFKVNEESVSAVGKIMNMDNVVVEGLFTHFSCADEENKSYTRIQMKRYDEFLKMLGDRNINIPLKHICNSAGIMEFGDHRFDMVRSGIITYGLYPSEEVDKNSIKLIPALEWKSHVINISEVGSGCGISYGKTYVTQGKTRIATVSVGYADGYMRALSSKAKVLIHGQYAPIIGRICMDQMMVDITHIDNVKIEDEVTLIGCDGENRITVEQLAEMAGSFNYEFVCGIGKRVKRVYK from the coding sequence ATTTTGCAGTGGCAACTATAGAAGAGGCGATAGAACTCAGGCAAAGCGGTATACATCTTCCAATATTGATTCTCGGGTACACTTCTCCAAGTCAGTATCCAGATATAGTTGAATATGATATCACCCAGACCATATACAATCTGGAAACTGCAGAGGCACTGTCAAGATGTGCAGCTCATCACGATAAAAAGGCAAAAATTCACATCGCTCTGGAAACGGGAATGAACAGAATTGGTTTCAAGGTCAATGAAGAAAGCGTTTCAGCTGTAGGAAAGATAATGAATATGGATAATGTAGTTGTTGAAGGGCTGTTCACACATTTTTCATGTGCCGATGAAGAGAACAAAAGTTATACTAGGATACAGATGAAAAGGTATGATGAGTTTTTGAAGATGCTTGGGGACAGAAATATAAACATTCCACTTAAACATATTTGTAATAGTGCAGGAATTATGGAATTTGGCGATCATCGCTTTGACATGGTAAGAAGCGGAATAATTACATATGGATTGTACCCGTCGGAGGAAGTAGATAAGAATTCTATAAAATTAATACCGGCACTGGAATGGAAGTCCCATGTCATAAATATTTCAGAAGTCGGCAGCGGCTGCGGTATAAGTTATGGAAAAACTTATGTTACACAGGGAAAAACCAGAATTGCAACTGTTTCTGTAGGGTATGCAGATGGATATATGAGGGCACTTTCTTCAAAGGCAAAAGTACTTATTCATGGACAATATGCTCCTATAATAGGAAGAATATGCATGGATCAGATGATGGTTGATATAACTCATATAGATAATGTAAAAATTGAAGATGAAGTAACATTGATTGGATGTGACGGTGAAAACAGGATTACTGTGGAACAGCTGGCTGAGATGGCGGGAAGCTTCAATTATGAATTTGTCTGTGGAATAGGAAAAAGAGTAAAAAGAGTTTATAAATAA
- a CDS encoding ABC transporter permease: protein MMKFGDGFGLALQGLKRRKGRTLLTSLAVAIGTMLVVTMVSIGTSGENLVLKQIDDSHLKSVEVYNYKYFDQYNEDLADIDINDMFRKIDNNTVEKLKNIKGIEKLTAVLNQSISSINVNGKIKKDETILTASNDNTVVYDNTKKGSRPIIAGRNLNKSDKNSVVVGQKYLDSMGIKNYKSVIGKNMTIIENQTENENIKLKPLKLNAKIVGVLNEKFETKNTIWASIDAVSKVKSYYSLQNNYIDRQGYDSVIIYARSVDDVKYIGDKIKRMDYFYMSYQDVVEKIKSSFKMIEAILSILGMVVLLVASVGIVNTMIMVIYERTKSIGIMKSLGASRKDIHGVFIIQSGMIGFVGGIMGIIFSMLNLKIIQFGLKMFLENKKINETINFNMPISLAFGTLSFSIVVSIIAGIYPSRKASKMDPVKALNS, encoded by the coding sequence ATGATGAAATTCGGGGATGGATTTGGACTGGCCCTGCAGGGACTGAAAAGAAGAAAAGGAAGAACTTTACTGACATCTCTTGCTGTTGCAATAGGTACCATGCTTGTAGTTACAATGGTAAGTATTGGAACATCAGGTGAAAATCTTGTCCTGAAGCAAATTGACGATTCACATTTAAAGAGTGTTGAGGTATACAACTACAAATATTTTGATCAGTACAATGAAGATTTAGCTGACATTGATATAAATGATATGTTCAGAAAAATTGACAATAATACAGTAGAAAAATTAAAGAATATAAAGGGGATAGAGAAATTAACTGCGGTTTTAAACCAGAGTATAAGCAGTATTAATGTAAATGGAAAGATCAAGAAAGATGAAACCATTTTAACTGCTTCAAATGACAACACAGTTGTTTATGACAATACCAAAAAAGGGAGTAGGCCTATAATTGCAGGAAGGAATTTGAACAAATCCGACAAAAATTCAGTTGTTGTAGGTCAGAAATATCTTGATTCCATGGGAATAAAAAATTATAAAAGTGTTATTGGAAAGAATATGACTATAATTGAAAATCAGACTGAAAATGAGAATATAAAGCTTAAGCCTTTAAAACTGAATGCAAAAATAGTCGGTGTGCTGAATGAAAAATTTGAGACTAAAAATACTATATGGGCATCCATTGATGCTGTATCAAAAGTAAAGAGCTATTATTCTCTACAAAACAACTATATAGATAGGCAGGGGTACGACTCTGTAATCATATATGCAAGAAGTGTAGATGATGTCAAATATATAGGTGACAAAATAAAGAGAATGGATTATTTTTATATGAGTTATCAGGATGTAGTTGAAAAGATAAAGAGTTCATTCAAAATGATAGAGGCGATACTTTCCATACTTGGAATGGTAGTTCTCCTGGTCGCAAGTGTTGGAATTGTAAACACAATGATCATGGTTATATATGAGAGAACAAAATCCATAGGTATTATGAAGTCACTAGGAGCAAGCAGAAAGGACATACATGGTGTATTTATCATTCAATCCGGAATGATAGGTTTTGTAGGAGGAATAATGGGAATTATATTTAGCATGCTCAATTTAAAAATAATTCAGTTTGGACTTAAGATGTTCCTTGAGAATAAGAAAATAAATGAAACAATAAATTTTAACATGCCAATATCTCTTGCTTTTGGAACACTTTCATTTTCAATTGTAGTTTCTATAATTGCAGGAATATACCCATCTAGAAAAGCTTCAAAGATGGATCCAGTAAAAGCTTTAAATTCATAG
- the bioD gene encoding dethiobiotin synthase, with translation MTKGVYIVGTDTEIGKTLVTGALTYILCRDGYNTVYFKAALSGAEVKEGKMVPGDTKFVCSIANIHEKYDYITPYIYITAVSPYLASKLENNPIDIELIKNRFNDLKEKYNYIICEGSGGVTCPLTDFNEQIYTLDKLIRELDMDVILVAKAGLGTINHTVLTVKYMQNVGICIKGIIINEYKNTIMCNDNIDMIRRMTGVPVLGIMPHIEKNEHNFMESIKKTAEKVFNSKQIIDCMKEV, from the coding sequence ATGACTAAAGGTGTATACATAGTAGGAACTGACACTGAAATAGGCAAGACATTGGTTACCGGGGCATTGACCTATATTCTGTGCAGAGATGGATATAATACGGTTTACTTTAAAGCTGCATTGAGTGGAGCTGAAGTAAAAGAGGGGAAGATGGTTCCTGGAGATACTAAATTTGTATGCTCCATTGCCAATATTCATGAAAAATATGATTATATTACTCCATATATATATATAACAGCAGTATCACCGTATTTAGCTTCAAAACTTGAGAACAATCCCATTGATATAGAATTAATAAAAAACAGATTTAATGATTTAAAGGAAAAGTATAACTATATAATATGCGAAGGCAGTGGAGGAGTGACCTGTCCTCTTACTGATTTTAATGAACAGATATACACTTTGGACAAGTTAATAAGGGAACTTGACATGGACGTGATTTTGGTTGCAAAAGCAGGCTTGGGAACTATAAACCATACCGTTTTAACTGTTAAGTATATGCAGAATGTAGGAATATGCATAAAAGGAATTATAATAAATGAATACAAAAATACGATTATGTGCAATGACAATATAGATATGATAAGAAGAATGACTGGAGTTCCTGTACTCGGAATTATGCCGCATATTGAGAAAAATGAACATAATTTCATGGAAAGCATAAAGAAAACAGCTGAAAAAGTATTTAATTCAAAGCAAATAATTGATTGTATGAAGGAGGTGTAG
- a CDS encoding ABC transporter permease — MKIADCLKMSFSDLRKRKLRTALTAIGISVGAMLIILMAGLGQGIQKISSEKMREIDTMKIITVKPETNSGKHEFKKIDAAALDKLKKIDGVSLINASINTVVEEVKIDDKTASKVDIRGYNLNYPVFTNAEQNDVKSNKDKVKKYGYEPVLHGNALSKTEDGSALVGQGLLGKMGIKNYKDAVGKNMKIKVSLPDIYGIQSRQPFTVNLKIAGIVNKVYENGRNAVVVPDKIAGQIQEYYMNESNYLAKKGYDNVQVEASSISAVKQVDDAIKKMGYVENSQIGYVNRINNLLAILQALLVAAGVIVLLVASIGVVNTMTMAVYEKKKSIGIMKAQGASKKDIRRMFTVQSGSIGFIGGILGTIISLVLGIVINKLVVIYKIGGIENGMKIVDIRVSIILFTIIFTIIVSMISAIIPARKAAKLDPVDSLRCE, encoded by the coding sequence ATGAAGATTGCAGATTGTTTGAAAATGTCCTTTAGTGATCTCAGAAAGAGAAAGCTCCGTACTGCACTTACTGCAATTGGCATATCGGTAGGTGCGATGCTTATAATACTTATGGCAGGGCTTGGCCAGGGAATTCAGAAGATAAGTTCCGAAAAAATGAGGGAAATTGATACCATGAAAATAATTACGGTAAAACCTGAAACAAATTCTGGAAAACACGAATTCAAGAAAATAGATGCAGCTGCACTGGATAAATTAAAAAAAATAGATGGTGTGTCGTTGATTAATGCATCCATCAATACTGTTGTAGAAGAAGTTAAAATAGATGACAAAACTGCAAGCAAAGTAGATATACGAGGATATAATCTTAATTATCCAGTTTTTACAAATGCAGAACAAAATGATGTAAAATCAAACAAGGACAAGGTAAAAAAATATGGATATGAGCCAGTCCTGCACGGAAATGCTTTGAGCAAGACGGAAGATGGCTCGGCACTTGTAGGTCAGGGACTGCTTGGGAAAATGGGTATAAAGAATTATAAAGATGCTGTAGGAAAGAATATGAAAATAAAGGTTTCACTGCCTGATATCTATGGGATCCAGTCTAGACAGCCGTTTACGGTGAATTTAAAAATAGCGGGAATAGTAAACAAGGTATATGAAAATGGAAGAAATGCAGTGGTCGTACCGGACAAAATTGCCGGGCAGATACAGGAATATTATATGAATGAAAGTAACTATCTGGCTAAAAAGGGTTATGATAATGTACAGGTAGAGGCCAGTTCGATCTCTGCTGTTAAACAGGTGGATGATGCAATTAAAAAGATGGGATATGTGGAGAACTCACAGATTGGATATGTCAACAGAATAAACAATTTACTTGCAATATTGCAGGCACTCCTTGTGGCCGCAGGTGTCATAGTACTTTTGGTAGCATCCATAGGTGTAGTAAATACAATGACAATGGCTGTATATGAAAAGAAAAAATCAATAGGTATAATGAAAGCACAGGGGGCATCGAAAAAGGACATAAGGAGGATGTTCACCGTACAATCTGGAAGTATTGGATTCATAGGCGGAATCCTTGGAACGATTATTTCGCTGGTGCTTGGGATTGTTATAAACAAATTAGTTGTAATATATAAAATAGGAGGTATAGAAAATGGGATGAAAATAGTGGATATCAGGGTTTCGATTATATTGTTTACAATAATTTTTACGATTATTGTATCGATGATATCGGCTATAATACCGGCAAGAAAAGCAGCTAAACTAGATCCTGTGGATTCACTTCGGTGTGAGTAG